In one window of Zhihengliuella sp. ISTPL4 DNA:
- a CDS encoding superoxide dismutase has product MSTPYTLPELPYDYSALEPHISGKIMELHHSKHHQAYVTGANTALEQLAAARDSGDLGAVNKLEKDLAFNLGGHINHSVFWQNLSPEGGGAPEGELSAALADSFGSIDGFRAHFTATALGVQGSGWAVLAWDSVGARPVIFQLFDQQGNAPLGVIPLLQLDVWEHAYYLDYLNVRADYVKAFWNLVNWPDVQRRFETARTATAGLLVP; this is encoded by the coding sequence ATGTCCACTCCGTACACGCTCCCCGAGCTGCCCTACGACTACTCCGCGCTGGAGCCGCACATCTCCGGCAAGATCATGGAGCTGCACCACTCCAAACACCACCAGGCCTACGTGACCGGCGCGAACACGGCGCTGGAGCAGCTCGCGGCGGCCCGCGACAGCGGCGACCTCGGAGCGGTCAACAAGCTCGAGAAGGACCTCGCGTTCAACCTCGGTGGCCACATCAACCATTCCGTGTTCTGGCAGAACCTCTCGCCCGAGGGCGGCGGTGCTCCGGAGGGCGAGCTCTCGGCGGCCCTCGCGGACTCGTTCGGGTCGATCGACGGCTTCCGCGCGCACTTCACCGCGACGGCCCTCGGCGTGCAAGGCTCCGGGTGGGCCGTGCTCGCCTGGGACTCGGTGGGCGCCCGCCCCGTGATCTTCCAGCTCTTCGACCAGCAGGGCAACGCGCCGCTCGGCGTCATCCCGCTGCTGCAGCTCGACGTGTGGGAGCACGCCTACTACCTCGACTACCTCAACGTGCGGGCGGACTACGTCAAGGCGTTCTGGAACCTCGTGAACTGGCCTGACGTGCAGCGCCGCTTCGAGACGGCCCGCACCGCGACCGCCGGTCTCCTCGTTCCCTGA
- a CDS encoding FAD-dependent oxidoreductase, translated as MSAPLRVVIVGGVAGGMSAATRLRRLDESADIVVFERGPEVSYANCGLPYYVGGVIEERDALLLQTPESLHRRFRLNVRVRHDVVGIDTARKTVEVVDLGSGHRATRPYDRLVLATGARPRADEPAGTLPARSLRTVADADAIDAALRPGLPVVVVGGGYTGLEAVENLVARGAAVTLVQRGAQLLAPLDPEMAAPLAAEIRRRGVDVRLGVEVVATGADSVTLSDGAVVPAELLVDASGVVPEAGVAQAAGIRLGETGGIAVDEACRTSAPDVFAVGDGVEKADLIGGGAALVTMAGLANRHGRMVADVIAGREESARPALGTGIVQVFGLAAAKTGWSEKQLRAAGREFFTVHVHPGSHAGYYPGAETLSMKLLADPATDRILGAQVVGRDGVDKRIDVIATALQAGVTAAGLAHLELAYAPQFGSAKDAVNILGYVAENTRSGTTPTVQWHELDGARQAGSTLIDVRSAAEHANGAIPGARNIPLDELRHRLDELPDGPLVVHCQVGLRGHIATRLLRQHGREVRNLDGGYRTWRDATADS; from the coding sequence ATGAGCGCGCCGCTCCGCGTCGTCATCGTCGGTGGCGTCGCCGGCGGCATGTCGGCGGCGACCCGGCTCCGGCGGCTCGACGAGTCCGCGGACATCGTCGTCTTCGAGCGCGGGCCCGAGGTCTCCTACGCCAACTGCGGCCTGCCCTACTACGTGGGCGGTGTGATCGAGGAGCGCGACGCCCTCCTGCTGCAGACCCCCGAGTCGCTGCACCGCCGCTTCCGGCTGAACGTCCGCGTCCGTCACGACGTCGTCGGCATCGACACCGCGCGCAAGACGGTCGAGGTCGTCGATCTCGGCAGCGGCCACCGCGCCACCCGCCCGTACGACCGCCTCGTGCTCGCCACCGGTGCCCGGCCCCGTGCGGACGAGCCCGCGGGGACCCTCCCCGCGCGGAGCCTGCGGACCGTGGCGGATGCCGATGCGATTGATGCCGCCCTCCGCCCCGGCCTGCCGGTGGTCGTCGTGGGCGGCGGCTACACAGGACTCGAGGCCGTGGAGAACCTTGTCGCCCGAGGCGCCGCGGTCACCCTGGTGCAACGCGGTGCCCAGCTGCTCGCCCCGCTGGATCCGGAGATGGCCGCCCCTCTGGCGGCCGAGATCCGGCGTCGCGGTGTCGACGTACGGCTCGGCGTCGAGGTCGTCGCCACCGGCGCGGATTCCGTGACCCTCAGCGACGGCGCCGTTGTGCCCGCGGAGCTCCTCGTCGACGCCTCCGGGGTGGTGCCCGAGGCCGGAGTCGCCCAGGCTGCCGGGATCCGTCTCGGCGAGACCGGTGGCATCGCCGTCGACGAGGCCTGTCGCACCAGTGCGCCCGACGTCTTCGCGGTCGGCGACGGCGTCGAGAAGGCCGACCTCATCGGCGGCGGTGCGGCACTGGTGACCATGGCCGGTCTCGCCAACCGCCACGGCCGCATGGTCGCCGACGTCATCGCGGGGCGGGAGGAGTCGGCGCGCCCCGCCCTCGGCACCGGCATCGTGCAGGTGTTCGGCCTGGCCGCCGCGAAGACCGGCTGGAGCGAGAAGCAGCTCCGTGCCGCGGGCCGCGAGTTCTTCACCGTCCACGTGCACCCCGGATCGCACGCCGGCTACTACCCGGGCGCCGAGACCCTGTCGATGAAGCTGCTCGCCGACCCCGCCACTGACCGCATCCTCGGGGCGCAGGTCGTCGGCCGTGACGGCGTGGACAAGCGGATCGACGTGATCGCGACGGCGCTGCAGGCGGGCGTCACCGCCGCCGGGCTCGCGCACCTGGAGCTCGCGTACGCGCCGCAGTTCGGGTCCGCGAAGGATGCCGTGAACATCCTCGGCTACGTCGCGGAGAACACCCGCAGTGGCACGACGCCGACCGTCCAATGGCACGAGCTCGACGGCGCCCGGCAGGCGGGATCGACCCTCATCGACGTCCGTTCCGCCGCGGAGCATGCGAACGGCGCCATCCCCGGCGCGCGGAACATCCCGCTCGATGAGCTGCGCCACCGCCTCGACGAACTCCCGGACGGGCCTCTCGTCGTGCACTGCCAGGTCGGTCTGCGGGGGCACATCGCCACCCGTCTGCTGCGGCAGCACGGGCGTGAGGTGCGGAACCTCGACGGGGGTTACCGCACCTGGCGGGACGCGACCGCGGACTCCTGA
- a CDS encoding YyaL domain-containing protein yields MSASARRSAPWAVVAALVVGAVLAGAAPAVSDAFGTRAQPPADPVNDPAASVALAYEFLDARVDEFCDGEGRCLPRSYEGGFFTTPSWDFTPSFVYDDALVVIAYTARGLPDDLRRARAVADTLLFVQENDPIGDGRVRTSYEPHGIRQGRMEITGPGTFTGNQAWVGMALARLFHATGETRYLDGAVRIAEWIQENTADMTRAPYGYTGGQTDTGVPLEWKSTEHNSDIAGFFTQLAPLTGDAVWAERAAVAADFVAAMQSGDGHVDTGTLLDGSTINTRPIPLDAQTWSLLGTGDARYGSAVDWTLAHLMAQDGPYRGPSISDVDVSKVWFEGSGHLALALQERGAAGDQVRADELLADIRLAQRDAANGDGKGIVATSTDGLDSGFGDLYYASLHTGTTAWYLLAAVGDNPFRLP; encoded by the coding sequence ATGTCCGCTTCCGCCCGCCGATCCGCGCCCTGGGCGGTCGTCGCCGCCCTCGTCGTCGGTGCCGTGCTCGCCGGTGCCGCACCTGCCGTGTCTGATGCGTTCGGCACCCGCGCGCAGCCCCCGGCCGACCCGGTGAACGACCCTGCCGCCTCGGTCGCGCTCGCCTACGAGTTCCTCGACGCACGGGTCGACGAGTTCTGCGACGGTGAGGGCCGCTGCCTGCCCCGCAGCTACGAGGGCGGGTTCTTCACCACGCCCTCCTGGGACTTCACGCCCTCGTTCGTCTACGACGACGCCCTCGTGGTGATCGCCTACACGGCGCGCGGCCTGCCGGACGACCTGCGCCGCGCGCGGGCCGTCGCGGACACCCTCCTGTTCGTGCAGGAGAACGACCCGATCGGCGACGGCCGCGTCCGCACGTCGTACGAGCCGCACGGCATCCGCCAGGGACGCATGGAGATCACCGGGCCCGGCACCTTCACCGGAAACCAGGCGTGGGTCGGCATGGCGCTCGCCCGGCTCTTCCACGCCACCGGGGAGACACGGTACCTCGACGGCGCGGTGCGCATCGCGGAGTGGATCCAGGAGAACACCGCCGACATGACCCGTGCGCCCTACGGCTACACCGGCGGGCAGACCGATACCGGGGTGCCGCTGGAGTGGAAGTCCACCGAGCACAACAGCGACATCGCCGGATTCTTCACCCAGCTCGCCCCGCTCACGGGGGACGCGGTGTGGGCGGAGCGAGCGGCGGTGGCCGCAGACTTCGTCGCGGCGATGCAGAGCGGCGACGGGCACGTGGACACCGGGACGCTGCTCGATGGCAGCACGATCAACACGCGCCCGATCCCGCTCGATGCGCAGACGTGGAGCCTGCTCGGCACCGGGGATGCCCGATACGGATCGGCCGTCGACTGGACGCTCGCGCACCTAATGGCCCAGGACGGTCCGTACCGCGGTCCGTCGATCAGCGACGTGGACGTGTCGAAGGTCTGGTTCGAGGGCAGCGGACACCTCGCGCTGGCGCTGCAGGAGCGCGGCGCCGCGGGGGATCAGGTCCGCGCGGACGAGCTGCTGGCCGACATCCGTCTGGCGCAGCGCGATGCCGCGAACGGCGACGGCAAGGGCATCGTGGCGACGTCGACCGACGGGCTCGACTCCGGCTTCGGCGACCTCTACTACGCGAGCCTGCACACGGGCACGACGGCCTGGTACCTGCTCGCGGCCGTGGGAGACAACCCCTTCCGCCTCCCCTGA
- a CDS encoding glycoside hydrolase family 13 protein, with product MAQLEQIAAPGSEWWRSAVIYQIYPRSFADASGDGIGDLPGITGRLDALQELGVDAIWLSPFMTSPQRDAGYDVADYRDVDPLFGTLADFDEMLEAAHARGIRVIVDLVPNHSSDQHPWFQEALEAAPGSPERARYIFRDGRGENGELPPNNWESVFGGGMWQRVTEADGTPGQWYLHIFDATQPDFDWNNEEVQEEFRSILRFWLDRGVDGFRVDVAHGMIKTEGLPDYTPPTDADSMGGGESNVPYWGQDGVHEIYRDWHKVLAEYDGDRALCGEAWMPTLKETALWVRPDEMHQTFNFPYLMTAWDAKALGDVIRESLDAFGAVGAPSTWVLSNHDVVRHATRLALTIDNPQGEGIGPNTPDKPDTAIGLARARAATTLMLALPGSAYLYQGEELGLPEAMEIPDEYRQDPTWFRTNGERYGRDGCRVPLPWEAEAPAFGFNDTGLSWLPQPADWAAYARDVEEVDPASTLALYKRLLAGRREFQFGTGSLVWEDAGPDAVAFRRGEVHVLANLGTAPLELPEGAVVLLRSQPFDGSEVPVDTAVWYTKG from the coding sequence ATGGCACAGCTCGAACAGATCGCAGCCCCCGGTTCCGAGTGGTGGCGCAGCGCCGTCATCTACCAGATCTACCCCCGCTCCTTCGCGGACGCGTCGGGCGACGGCATCGGCGACCTGCCGGGCATCACGGGCCGCCTCGATGCCCTGCAGGAACTCGGCGTCGACGCGATCTGGCTCAGCCCCTTCATGACCAGCCCGCAGCGCGACGCCGGCTACGACGTGGCCGACTACCGCGACGTGGACCCGCTGTTCGGCACTCTGGCCGACTTCGACGAGATGCTCGAAGCGGCGCACGCCCGGGGCATCCGCGTGATCGTCGACCTCGTCCCCAACCACTCCTCCGACCAGCACCCCTGGTTCCAGGAGGCACTCGAAGCCGCACCGGGCAGCCCGGAGCGCGCGCGCTACATCTTCCGCGACGGCCGCGGCGAGAACGGCGAGCTGCCCCCGAACAACTGGGAGTCGGTGTTCGGCGGCGGCATGTGGCAGCGCGTCACCGAGGCCGACGGCACGCCGGGCCAGTGGTACCTGCACATCTTCGACGCGACGCAGCCGGACTTCGACTGGAACAACGAGGAGGTGCAGGAGGAGTTCCGCTCGATCCTGCGCTTCTGGCTCGACCGCGGCGTCGACGGCTTCCGGGTCGACGTGGCCCACGGCATGATCAAGACCGAGGGCCTTCCCGACTACACGCCGCCGACCGATGCGGACTCCATGGGCGGCGGCGAGTCGAACGTGCCGTACTGGGGCCAGGACGGCGTGCACGAGATCTACCGCGACTGGCACAAGGTGCTCGCCGAGTACGACGGCGACCGCGCGCTCTGCGGCGAGGCCTGGATGCCGACGCTCAAGGAGACAGCGCTCTGGGTGCGCCCCGACGAGATGCACCAGACGTTCAACTTCCCGTACCTGATGACGGCGTGGGACGCCAAGGCGCTCGGCGACGTGATCCGCGAGTCGCTCGACGCGTTCGGCGCGGTCGGCGCCCCCAGCACCTGGGTGCTGTCGAACCACGACGTGGTCCGGCACGCCACACGCCTGGCCCTCACGATCGACAACCCGCAGGGCGAGGGCATCGGCCCGAACACCCCGGACAAGCCCGACACCGCCATCGGCCTCGCCCGCGCCCGCGCGGCCACCACGCTGATGCTGGCGCTCCCGGGCTCCGCCTACCTGTACCAGGGCGAGGAGCTCGGACTGCCCGAGGCCATGGAGATCCCGGACGAGTACCGTCAGGACCCGACCTGGTTCCGCACGAACGGCGAGCGCTACGGCCGCGACGGCTGCCGTGTGCCGCTGCCGTGGGAGGCGGAGGCGCCGGCGTTCGGCTTCAATGACACCGGACTCTCGTGGCTCCCGCAGCCGGCGGACTGGGCCGCCTACGCCCGTGATGTCGAGGAGGTCGACCCCGCGTCGACCCTGGCGCTGTACAAGCGCCTGCTCGCCGGTCGTCGCGAGTTCCAGTTCGGCACGGGGTCGCTGGTGTGGGAGGACGCCGGTCCCGACGCCGTGGCCTTCCGCCGCGGCGAGGTGCACGTACTGGCGAACCTCGGCACGGCTCCCCTCGAGCTCCCCGAGGGTGCGGTCGTCCTGCTCCGCAGCCAGCCGTTCGACGGTTCGGAAGTCCCGGTCGACACGGCCGTCTGGTACACCAAGGGCTGA
- a CDS encoding SDR family oxidoreductase, with product MSRDQYTFTNPVELYADIQPQKQHMREPGLDADLTPKADLGEESYRGTGRLTGRKALITGGDSGIGAATAIAFAREGADVAISYLPEEEEDASRIAGILREAGATVATIPGDLRDPEYCRTLVAEAVAALGGLDILVNNGGKQVFQESLTDVTDEQFDDTFKTNVYAMFWITKAALPHLPAGSTIINTTSIQAYSPSDILVDYASTKSTINAFTKGLAQQLAPKGIRVNAVAPGPIWTPLQPSDGQPQEKIDQFGQDTPLGRMGQPAELAPAYVFLASPESSYVLGETLNVNGGMPTP from the coding sequence ATGTCCCGCGACCAGTACACCTTCACCAACCCGGTCGAGCTCTACGCCGACATCCAGCCGCAGAAGCAGCACATGCGCGAGCCCGGCCTCGATGCGGACCTCACCCCGAAGGCCGACCTCGGCGAGGAGTCGTACCGCGGCACCGGACGGCTGACCGGCCGCAAGGCGCTCATCACCGGCGGAGACTCGGGCATCGGTGCGGCCACCGCGATCGCGTTCGCCCGCGAGGGCGCCGACGTCGCGATCTCCTACCTGCCGGAAGAGGAGGAGGACGCGAGCCGCATCGCCGGCATCCTCCGCGAGGCGGGAGCCACCGTCGCCACCATCCCCGGTGACCTGCGCGACCCGGAGTACTGCCGCACCCTGGTGGCCGAGGCTGTCGCGGCGCTCGGCGGACTCGACATCCTCGTCAACAACGGCGGCAAGCAGGTCTTCCAGGAGTCCCTCACGGATGTGACGGACGAGCAGTTCGACGACACCTTCAAGACCAACGTGTACGCGATGTTCTGGATCACGAAAGCCGCCCTGCCGCACCTCCCCGCCGGGTCGACGATCATCAACACGACCTCGATCCAGGCCTACTCGCCGTCGGACATCCTCGTCGACTATGCGTCGACGAAGTCGACCATCAACGCGTTCACGAAGGGCCTCGCCCAGCAGCTCGCACCCAAGGGCATCCGCGTCAACGCCGTGGCTCCGGGACCGATCTGGACCCCGCTGCAGCCCAGCGACGGGCAGCCGCAGGAGAAGATCGACCAGTTCGGCCAGGACACGCCGCTCGGCCGGATGGGTCAGCCCGCGGAGCTCGCCCCCGCGTACGTCTTCCTCGCGTCGCCGGAGTCGAGCTACGTGCTCGGCGAGACCCTGAACGTCAACGGCGGCATGCCCACGCCCTGA
- the fdxA gene encoding ferredoxin, whose amino-acid sequence MTYVIALPCVDLKDKACIDECPVDCIYEGERSLYIHPDECVDCGACEPVCPVEAIYYEDDLPDEWQDYYKANVEFFDEIGSPGGAARTGLIRHDHPLIAALPPQEVHE is encoded by the coding sequence ATGACGTATGTGATCGCGTTGCCGTGCGTCGACCTCAAGGACAAGGCCTGCATCGACGAGTGCCCCGTCGACTGCATCTATGAGGGGGAGCGGTCGCTCTACATCCACCCCGATGAGTGCGTGGACTGCGGAGCGTGCGAGCCGGTGTGCCCCGTCGAGGCGATCTACTACGAGGACGACCTGCCGGACGAGTGGCAGGACTACTACAAGGCCAACGTCGAGTTCTTCGACGAGATCGGCTCGCCCGGCGGCGCCGCCCGCACCGGACTCATCCGGCACGACCACCCGCTCATCGCCGCGCTCCCGCCGCAGGAGGTGCACGAGTGA
- a CDS encoding flavin reductase family protein yields the protein MTPDPNTTPHPAAPVPTPVGEGLKAAFRSHPAGVAIITAQGPDGPVGLTASSVSSVAVDPAAIVFSVTRATGSAGAILGAETFVVHLIDDEHSALAQSFAVSGSERFTPEQGWTTLPTGEPHLAEARVALRCRAIQTVPVGSSTVVIAEVLEVLAGRPARPLVYIDRRFHALSHDTAL from the coding sequence ATGACCCCCGACCCGAACACCACCCCGCACCCCGCCGCTCCGGTGCCCACGCCGGTCGGGGAGGGGCTCAAGGCGGCGTTCCGCTCCCACCCCGCCGGTGTCGCCATCATCACGGCGCAGGGTCCGGACGGCCCCGTCGGCCTCACGGCGTCGAGCGTGTCCTCGGTCGCGGTCGACCCGGCGGCGATCGTGTTCTCGGTGACCAGGGCGACCGGCAGCGCCGGGGCCATCCTCGGCGCCGAGACCTTCGTCGTGCACCTCATCGACGACGAGCACTCCGCGCTCGCCCAGAGCTTCGCGGTGAGCGGTTCCGAGCGCTTCACGCCCGAGCAGGGCTGGACGACGCTGCCGACCGGCGAGCCGCACCTGGCCGAGGCCCGTGTGGCACTGCGCTGCCGGGCGATCCAGACCGTGCCCGTCGGCTCGTCGACCGTGGTGATCGCCGAGGTGCTCGAGGTGCTCGCCGGCCGCCCCGCCCGCCCGCTCGTCTACATCGACCGGCGATTCCACGCGCTATCGCACGACACCGCCCTCTGA
- a CDS encoding metal-sensitive transcriptional regulator, with protein MTTVDTDTQRKIANRLKRAQGQLGAVIAAVENGGDCRAVVTQLAAVTSALDKAGFQIIASAMKTCLEDPAQDDAVPLPDLEKLFLTLA; from the coding sequence ATGACCACCGTCGACACCGACACGCAGCGCAAGATCGCCAACCGCCTCAAGCGCGCACAGGGACAGCTCGGCGCCGTGATCGCCGCGGTCGAGAACGGCGGCGACTGTCGGGCCGTCGTCACGCAGCTCGCCGCGGTGACCTCCGCGTTGGACAAGGCCGGGTTCCAGATCATCGCCTCCGCCATGAAGACCTGCCTGGAGGACCCCGCGCAGGACGACGCCGTCCCCCTGCCCGACCTGGAGAAGCTCTTCCTCACCCTCGCCTGA
- a CDS encoding FAD-dependent oxidoreductase — translation MTPRIAIVGAGPAGIYAADLLRAQVPEAAIDLYEKLPAPYGLVRYGVAPDHPRIRKIIDALHDVLLQPGIRLLGNVEVGVDVTVDELRRAYDGVVIATGADRDVAFDVPGAELPGSFGAADFVAWYDAHPDVARGWGLEAESVAVLGAGNVALDVTRILAKHAAALESTDTPDHILDALAASRVRDVHLFARRGPADVRFSALELRELGEQHDVEVIVDPADLVLDDHAARMLEQFSQRRIIVRTLAEWAQHPSTGASRRIHLHFRHRPVRVLGADRVEGIEFERTASDPLGRMVGTGELVRYEVGAVYRAIGYLSSPVPGVPFDAARGIVPNTEGRVLDADGMPVPGLYATGWIKRGPIGLIGSTKSDAAQTVQHLVEDLAVTPPARIDRDPPLDLPGVVDWEGWLRIDEAERRAGAVRGRERTKLVDRTAMRAHATPTPIPLEESTR, via the coding sequence GTGACCCCGCGCATCGCCATCGTCGGCGCGGGCCCCGCGGGCATCTACGCCGCCGACCTCCTCCGGGCGCAGGTGCCGGAGGCGGCCATCGACCTGTACGAGAAGCTCCCCGCTCCGTACGGGCTCGTCCGCTACGGCGTCGCCCCCGACCACCCGCGCATCCGCAAGATCATCGATGCGCTGCACGACGTGCTCCTCCAGCCCGGGATCCGGCTGCTCGGCAACGTCGAGGTCGGCGTCGATGTGACGGTCGACGAGCTCCGTCGGGCGTACGACGGCGTCGTCATCGCGACCGGAGCCGACCGCGACGTGGCGTTCGACGTGCCGGGAGCGGAGCTTCCCGGATCGTTCGGCGCCGCGGACTTCGTGGCCTGGTACGACGCGCACCCCGACGTCGCGCGGGGCTGGGGCCTGGAGGCGGAGTCCGTGGCCGTGCTCGGGGCGGGCAACGTCGCCCTCGACGTCACGCGCATCCTCGCGAAGCACGCCGCTGCGCTGGAGTCGACCGACACCCCCGATCACATCCTCGACGCGCTCGCCGCGAGCCGGGTCCGCGACGTGCACCTCTTCGCCCGTCGCGGTCCGGCGGATGTGCGCTTCTCGGCCCTCGAGCTGCGCGAACTCGGGGAGCAGCACGACGTGGAGGTGATCGTCGATCCCGCCGACCTCGTGCTCGACGATCACGCTGCCCGCATGCTGGAGCAGTTCTCGCAGCGCCGCATCATCGTGCGCACGCTCGCGGAGTGGGCCCAGCACCCATCCACCGGGGCCTCCCGCCGCATCCACCTGCACTTCCGGCATCGACCCGTCCGTGTCCTCGGTGCGGACCGCGTGGAGGGCATCGAGTTCGAGCGCACGGCCTCCGATCCGCTCGGCCGCATGGTCGGCACCGGCGAGCTCGTGCGCTACGAGGTCGGCGCCGTCTACCGGGCGATCGGCTACCTCTCCTCGCCCGTGCCCGGCGTGCCGTTCGACGCGGCACGGGGCATCGTGCCGAACACGGAGGGACGGGTGCTCGACGCCGACGGCATGCCCGTCCCCGGCCTCTACGCCACCGGCTGGATCAAGCGCGGGCCGATCGGCCTCATCGGCTCGACCAAGTCCGACGCCGCGCAGACCGTGCAGCATCTCGTCGAGGACCTCGCCGTGACGCCGCCCGCCCGCATCGACCGGGACCCGCCCCTGGACCTCCCCGGCGTGGTGGACTGGGAAGGATGGTTGCGCATCGACGAGGCCGAGCGCCGCGCCGGAGCCGTCCGCGGCCGGGAGCGCACGAAGCTCGTCGACCGCACGGCCATGCGCGCCCACGCGACCCCCACCCCCATCCCTCTCGAGGAGAGCACCCGATGA
- a CDS encoding LacI family DNA-binding transcriptional regulator: MASIDEVARLAGVSTATVSRALSGRGHVSESARERVQAAAASLGYVVSSRASSLASGRTRNIGVVVPFLDRWFFSTVLSGVSAALMRAGYDITLYNITADKDVRRHVFDTFLRRQRVDAVIAVSIELDEDETQQLLDLGLPVIAIGGPNPKLDTLTVDDVAVAQLATEHLLGLGHTEIAHIGANPEFDIDFHIPTNRRLGFERALAAAGIPLNPAFLEPADFTVEGGYRAAKQLLGRPGPRPTAVFAASDEMAIGALLAARDLGFAVPGDLSIVGIDGHELGEFFRLTTVDQFPLGQGERAADAVLAKLTDPEAVRPPAALPYELNVRGTTARLV, from the coding sequence ATGGCGAGCATCGATGAGGTCGCCCGGCTCGCCGGCGTCTCCACCGCGACGGTCTCCCGCGCGCTGAGCGGGCGCGGGCACGTGTCGGAGTCGGCCAGGGAACGCGTGCAGGCGGCGGCCGCCTCGCTCGGGTACGTGGTCTCCTCCCGCGCCTCGAGCCTCGCGTCGGGGCGCACCCGCAACATCGGGGTCGTCGTGCCGTTCCTCGACCGGTGGTTCTTCAGCACCGTGCTGTCCGGGGTCTCCGCCGCGCTCATGCGGGCCGGATACGACATCACGCTCTACAACATCACCGCCGACAAGGACGTGCGCCGCCACGTGTTCGACACGTTCCTTCGCCGCCAGCGCGTGGACGCCGTGATCGCCGTGTCCATCGAACTGGACGAGGACGAGACCCAGCAGCTCCTCGACCTCGGGCTCCCGGTGATCGCGATCGGCGGCCCCAATCCGAAGCTCGACACCCTCACGGTCGATGACGTCGCCGTGGCGCAGCTCGCGACGGAGCACCTGCTCGGGCTCGGGCACACCGAGATCGCCCACATCGGCGCGAACCCCGAGTTCGACATCGACTTCCACATCCCCACGAACCGACGGCTCGGCTTCGAGCGGGCGCTGGCCGCGGCCGGCATCCCCCTGAACCCCGCGTTCCTGGAGCCCGCCGACTTCACGGTCGAGGGTGGCTACCGCGCCGCGAAACAGCTCCTCGGGCGCCCGGGGCCTCGTCCCACCGCGGTGTTCGCGGCCTCGGACGAGATGGCGATCGGGGCGCTCCTCGCCGCCCGCGACCTCGGCTTCGCGGTGCCGGGCGACCTGTCCATCGTGGGCATCGACGGCCATGAGCTCGGCGAGTTCTTCCGTCTCACGACGGTCGACCAGTTCCCGCTCGGACAGGGCGAACGGGCGGCCGACGCGGTCCTCGCGAAGCTCACCGACCCGGAAGCCGTGCGACCTCCGGCCGCCCTGCCGTACGAGCTCAACGTCCGCGGGACGACCGCCCGGCTCGTCTAG